The Nitrospirota bacterium genomic sequence CCTGGCCGTGCCGGCGAAGTCGGCCTGCTCGGCGTTGAGGCGGCTGTCCTGCAAGAGTTCGAGCATGCCGATGACGCCGTTGAGCGGCGTCCGGATCTCGTGGCTCATGGTGGCGAGGAAGCGGGCCTTGATCTGCGCGGCCTCCTCCGCCTTGGCCAGGGCCATGTCCAGCTCGACGTTCTTGTTCACGACGATCGCGGCGAGGTTGCGGATGGCCCGTTCGGTTCGCCGGATTTCGGTCAAGTTGGTTCCGTAGGCCCGCAACCGCCGGCAGACGGGGACCGAGCAGAGGGTCCAGGCATAGCACTGGTCTTCGAGCATGACCTCGACCGGTTCGATGCAGGCTTGGGCCGTGAGGCATTCGCGCACGAGCGTCGCGAGATTGTCCGGCAAAATCGCGGGACAGCCCTGATCCGTATAGCCAAAGCGATGGAGGAGTTGGAGCATCGCGCGGTTGGCATAGAGCAGGTGCCCCTCTTCGTCCAGCTCGACGACCGGAAAGGGGCTTTCTTCGGGGATCGAAGCCAGGCGGTGCAAATCCTGCTCCAGTTGGAGCTGAGGGCTCCGGTCGCGGAAGGTGAACAGGGCTCCCGTGGCGTCTCTGTCGAAGAGGGGGAGGCACTTGTATTCGACCGGTATCCACCGTCCGTCCCGGGCGCGGATGGCGGATTGCGCGGACCACACCGGCAGGCCGGTGTCGAAGACCTGGGCCACCGGGCACCGGGCGGTCTGGCCGGTCATGAGGTCGCGGGCCTGGGTTTCGGTCGTCGAGTGGACGAAGGCACGACCGTTGGCGGGGTTCGACCCGCAACCGGTCAGTTCGTGGAGCGAGAAGCCCAGGCAGTCGGCTTCGGTCCAACCCAGCATGCGAGCGCCTTCGGTATTGAGCGAGACGATGCAACCCCGGTCGTCCACCAGACAGAGCCCCAGCGGCAGGGCCTCGTAGGCGGTGTGGGCCAGGGTCAGGGCGACCTGGCGAAGAGCCTGATGGGGATGGTGAGCGGACATGTCAGTTCCACGATCCGGCGGTGAGCGCCATCGTTGTCGCGGGCTCGCAGTAGCGCAGCACGTCCACCCGCTCGACCGAGGCGTCCAGGACGCGGAGAATCGCGCGTGCCGGTTCGTTCGGCGTGGGAGCGGCCAGGTCCACGAGACAGGGCACCGGGTAGGGACGGCCCTGGGGATCGGTGATCAGTTTGATGCAGGGCCTGAGCCGCTCTACGGGGTTGACGGCGTAGACCACGGCCCGTTCTCCCGTGCTGAGCTCGACTAGGCTGCCGAAGGGATAGACGCCCAGGCATTGAATGAGCCACTCCACCAGCATCCGGTCGTACTGGTGCCGGAGGCCCAGCTGGAACAGTTGGCGCACAGCCTGGTCGGGCGAGAGCGGCGGGCGGCCGCCCCGGCTGCTGGCCATCGCATCGTAGGTGTCCACCAGCCCGACGATCTGGGCCGGCAAGGATACTCTCGTTCCCCTGAGCCCGTCAGGATAGCCGGACCCGTCCAGGCGCTCGTGGTGTTCGGCGATCACCGCGCGGGCAATGGCCGGTAGGGGACCGGCGCCCGAGAGCGCAGCCAGGCCGATCCGAGGATGGAGCCGCAGCAGCGCCAGGTCCTGCTCCGTCCGCCGCCCGTGCTGGCGGAAGAGATTTTGCGGCAGGCGCGTCTCACCGAGATCGTGCAGCAGGGCGCCCATGCCGAGCTGCTCCAACGAGCTGTCGGTCAATCCCTGGGCGCGGCCGACGATCAACGAGAAAATGCTCACATCCACCGAATGCGCGAACAGGTCCGTATCCAGACGTTTCATCTGCTCCAATTGGGTCAACGTGAGCATGGCCACCGGATGCTCCGTCAACCGGTCAAGCACGGACGTGACGACGGCGCGGAGCGCCGGACCGTCCAGGGGCGCGCCGGTCTTGAGACCGCTGAAGATTCGTTCGATGGCCGCCCGCGCCTCCGCGCGCACGGTGCGCGCGCGCGCCACCTCCTGCTCGAACGTGGCCTGAAAGCCCTCGGTGCCTTGCGCGCCGGCCGCCGCCTGGGCTGCATGCAGTGGGTGGGCCGGATCGGCCGGGGAATCGGGGACAATCGCCGGGCGGGGCGGCGGCGCGTCCTGTCCGCCGCACGGTTCTTCCACATCCAGGCCCCGAGCCGGGTCGATCGTCACCTGGCTGATGCCGCACGCTTTCAGCCGCGCCAGGTCTTCTTCCCGTTCGATCAACCAGTGATGCTTGAAAAACGGCGTCTGGAACCAGGACCGGTCCAGCCCCACGACGTACATGCCGAGCCTGATGCGCTCGACGGGAATCGTCTTGCCTTGACTCATCGCGGCTTCCTCGTCCGGTCCGAACGGTTTTTGGTTCACGGCACTGGTCCTTTGCTTCCGGCCCGGGAAGCCGTGGGGCGCCTACGCCGCAGTCGGCGTGAACGAACGTTTCTCCAGCGCGTTGGCTTTGAGCAGGCCCGTGATCTGGTCGGCGGCCAGGGGTTTGCTGAAATGGTAGCCCTGCGCCTCATCGCACCCCGCGGCGCGCAGGACGGCCAGCTGATCTCCGGTTTCGATGCCTTCGGCCAAGACCTTCAATTTCAGGCTGTGCGACATGGAAATGATCGCTTTGATGATCGTCGCGTCTTCCTGGTTGGTCGTGCAGTCCTTCACGAACGACCGGTCGATCTTGACCGTGTCCAGCGGCAGGCGCCGCAGGTAGCTCAGGGAGGAATAGCCGGTGCCGAAGTCGTCCATAGACAGGCGGACGCCGAGCTCGCGCAGCTCGCGCAAGGTGGTGGAAGCGGATTCGCCGTCCTGCATCATCATGCTTTCGGTCAGTTCCAGATCCAGGCAACGGGGATGAAGGTCGGTGGCCAGCAGGATGCGTGTGATCGTGTGCAGGAGATTCTGGCGCTGGAACTGGCGGGCCGAGAGGTTCACCGCCACCCGCAAGCCCGCGAAGCCCATCTCATGCCAGACCCGGGTCTGGGCACAGGCCCGTTGCAGGACCCATTCGCCCAGCGGAACGATCAGGCCGGTCTCCTCCGCGATGGGGATGAATTGCATGGGCGGCACCAGGCCGAGTTCCGGATGTTGCCAGCGGACCAGCGCCTCCACGCCGATGATCCGCCCGGTCTCCAGCGCGATGAGAGGTTGGTAATGGAGCAGAAACTCCTCCCGGTCCAGGGCCTTGTGCAGGCGGTTCTCGATGGCGAGCCGCTCGCCGGCCGAGGCGTTCATGGATTGGGAATAGAACTGATAGACGCTCCGTCCCGACTGTTTGGCGTGGTACATGGCGGTGTCGGCGTTCTTCAGCAGTTGGTCGGCGCTCTCGCCGTCGAGCGGAAACATCGCGATGCCGATGCTGGCCGAGACGAAGACCTCCTGGCCGTCCAGGTGGAAGGGTTTAGCCAGGCTCGCGAGGATGCGGCGGGCCACTTTGGCCGCGTCCGGCGCGCCGGCAATGCGATTCAGCAGGATGGTGAACTCGTCGCCGCCCAGGCGGGCCAGCGAGGCGGTGCGATCACACGTCCCGGCCAGGGGCGCGTGATCCTCATGCGGCCGTCCGACCGAGTCGCTGTTGCGCACGCAGGCCTTCAACCGGTCGCTGACTTCCTGCAGCAGCCGGTCTCCCTGTTGGTGACCCAGGGTGTCGTTGATCAATTTGAAACGGTCGAGGTCCAGCAGGAGGGTGGCCGCCAGGTGCCCGTGCCGTTGCGCATCCGCCACGGCCTGTGCCAGCCGGTCCCGGTACAGGAGCCGGTTCGGCAAACCGGTCAGGCTGTCGTAATAGGCGAGAAAATCCAGGTGTTCCTGGGCGCGCTTGC encodes the following:
- a CDS encoding EAL domain-containing protein, translating into MDGSTSRPLALLVLQDAAPRLLARVSLEEAGLVVEEASSGQEALVAFERLRPDIVLLDVMMPRMDGLETCVALRRLPGGNRTPVLMLTGLDDTDSITRAYEAGAADFVQKPLNGAILAHRVRYLLRISSTVEALRKSEAYLANAQRIAHIGNWEWNLLTQAFHLSEEGRRLLGQPEPDACITRTAYLQCVHPDDQRLVEDAFASAVTQRTRLSLDHRLCCPDGTVRIVHQEGEVACDEAGRPTALVGTIQDITERKRAQEHLDFLAYYDSLTGLPNRLLYRDRLAQAVADAQRHGHLAATLLLDLDRFKLINDTLGHQQGDRLLQEVSDRLKACVRNSDSVGRPHEDHAPLAGTCDRTASLARLGGDEFTILLNRIAGAPDAAKVARRILASLAKPFHLDGQEVFVSASIGIAMFPLDGESADQLLKNADTAMYHAKQSGRSVYQFYSQSMNASAGERLAIENRLHKALDREEFLLHYQPLIALETGRIIGVEALVRWQHPELGLVPPMQFIPIAEETGLIVPLGEWVLQRACAQTRVWHEMGFAGLRVAVNLSARQFQRQNLLHTITRILLATDLHPRCLDLELTESMMMQDGESASTTLRELRELGVRLSMDDFGTGYSSLSYLRRLPLDTVKIDRSFVKDCTTNQEDATIIKAIISMSHSLKLKVLAEGIETGDQLAVLRAAGCDEAQGYHFSKPLAADQITGLLKANALEKRSFTPTAA
- a CDS encoding PAS domain-containing protein, translating into MSAHHPHQALRQVALTLAHTAYEALPLGLCLVDDRGCIVSLNTEGARMLGWTEADCLGFSLHELTGCGSNPANGRAFVHSTTETQARDLMTGQTARCPVAQVFDTGLPVWSAQSAIRARDGRWIPVEYKCLPLFDRDATGALFTFRDRSPQLQLEQDLHRLASIPEESPFPVVELDEEGHLLYANRAMLQLLHRFGYTDQGCPAILPDNLATLVRECLTAQACIEPVEVMLEDQCYAWTLCSVPVCRRLRAYGTNLTEIRRTERAIRNLAAIVVNKNVELDMALAKAEEAAQIKARFLATMSHEIRTPLNGVIGMLELLQDSRLNAEQADFAGTAR
- a CDS encoding HD-GYP domain-containing protein — translated: MNQKPFGPDEEAAMSQGKTIPVERIRLGMYVVGLDRSWFQTPFFKHHWLIEREEDLARLKACGISQVTIDPARGLDVEEPCGGQDAPPPRPAIVPDSPADPAHPLHAAQAAAGAQGTEGFQATFEQEVARARTVRAEARAAIERIFSGLKTGAPLDGPALRAVVTSVLDRLTEHPVAMLTLTQLEQMKRLDTDLFAHSVDVSIFSLIVGRAQGLTDSSLEQLGMGALLHDLGETRLPQNLFRQHGRRTEQDLALLRLHPRIGLAALSGAGPLPAIARAVIAEHHERLDGSGYPDGLRGTRVSLPAQIVGLVDTYDAMASSRGGRPPLSPDQAVRQLFQLGLRHQYDRMLVEWLIQCLGVYPFGSLVELSTGERAVVYAVNPVERLRPCIKLITDPQGRPYPVPCLVDLAAPTPNEPARAILRVLDASVERVDVLRYCEPATTMALTAGSWN